Within the Thermococcus sp. CX2 genome, the region CCCGGCCTGAGGTCGGGCGTTATCAGCAGAAACGCCCAGTTCTCTGGAAAGTCCTCACGGAAGATGAGCGGAGGTATGTCCCCCTTCACGCCGCCGTCTATCACAAATCCCCCATGCTTGAAAGCATAGATCCCGGCCCCTCCGTTCCTCCCCCTGCCAAGAATCCTGGCAAGCTCTTCAACTGAAACGTTCAACCCTCTGAGCTTTGCTATCCCCATTGCAACGGCCAGACTGAGCTGTGTGGTTGAGCCTAAGCCCACATGTCTGGGAATCGATTTCCTGACTTCGACAAGGTAGTTCACGCCGACCTCGTAGCGTGAGTTCATCCTCTTTATTGTGAACTCTATCGTCTCTCTATCCTCACCTTCAGCTACTATCTCCATAGTGTCGTTTTCGATGATTTTAATCTCGTAGCCTCCTTCCAGGGCAACGCCAAGGCTTCCGAATCGTCTTCCGAGCGTTGCGGAGGGGTCTATAAGGCCGAGGTGGAGCCTCCTGGGAGTACGGATTATCATGAACACCACCAAAACTGAAAGGGCAAAAGTCCTTTTATACCCAGCGCTGTACTCTTGAGGGGGTGAGTACCATGAAGTTCGCAGGAATAGACCTCTCAGAGCCAAAGATAATGGGCGTCATTAACGTCTCGCCGGAGAGCTTCTACAAGGGAAGCGTCAGGAACGACGAGGAGAAACTGATTGAAACAGCCGTGAAAATGGTCGAGGACGGCGCCTCCTTCATTGACATTGGGGCAAAATCCACTGCCCCGTATCTTGAAACGCAGATTCCTTTGGAGGAGGAGGTAAGGCGGGCAGTCTGGGCAATAAAGACCATCCGCGAGCACGTTGAAGTCCCGATAAGCATAGACACCACCAGCGCCAAGGTGGCAGAAGAAGCCCTGAAGGCGGGAGCGGACGTAATCAACGACGTCACCGGCCTTAAAGGAGACCCCAAGATGGCCGAAATAGCCAGGGAATACAACGCTCCGGTGATAGTCTGCGCCCACGGCGAGGTCAAAAACCTGAGCGACCCCATCCACACTGTCATGGACTTCCTCCAAGAAAGCCTCGTAATAGCGGAAAAGCACGGCATTGAGGAGGTTGCAGTGGATCCAGCCATCGGATTTCTCCGTCCGGAGTGGCCCCCCTGGTACGAATGGGATTCTAAAGTCATAGCCAACCTCAATATGCTCAAGATATTCGGAAAGCCCATTCTGGTGGGCGTATCCAGGAAGTCCTTCATAGGCGCAATAACGGGGAGGAAGGATCCAAACGAGAGACTCCCCGGGAGCCTAAGCGCCACGGCCATAGCAGTTTTCAATGGGGCAAACATCATCAGAACCCACGACGTCAAGGAAACCCTCGACGCTGTGAGGATGGCGGAATTCATAAGGCG harbors:
- a CDS encoding beta-ribofuranosylaminobenzene 5'-phosphate synthase family protein, with the translated sequence MIIRTPRRLHLGLIDPSATLGRRFGSLGVALEGGYEIKIIENDTMEIVAEGEDRETIEFTIKRMNSRYEVGVNYLVEVRKSIPRHVGLGSTTQLSLAVAMGIAKLRGLNVSVEELARILGRGRNGGAGIYAFKHGGFVIDGGVKGDIPPLIFREDFPENWAFLLITPDLRPGLDEKEEKPVMARMTGRVDVAMEISYRILLGLLPALRERNIKVFGEHLSAIQRLVGKHFEAYQGGEFREDVKLILDFLAQKTYGYGQSSWGPTVYGLILKGEFARLSAEAHDYLREHGIKARIELGLPRNRGAEVVEENAFLQRILRNVAGE
- the folP gene encoding dihydropteroate synthase is translated as MKFAGIDLSEPKIMGVINVSPESFYKGSVRNDEEKLIETAVKMVEDGASFIDIGAKSTAPYLETQIPLEEEVRRAVWAIKTIREHVEVPISIDTTSAKVAEEALKAGADVINDVTGLKGDPKMAEIAREYNAPVIVCAHGEVKNLSDPIHTVMDFLQESLVIAEKHGIEEVAVDPAIGFLRPEWPPWYEWDSKVIANLNMLKIFGKPILVGVSRKSFIGAITGRKDPNERLPGSLSATAIAVFNGANIIRTHDVKETLDAVRMAEFIRRFAP